The nucleotide window GCGGTCGGATCGCGCTGTGCCTGGAGCCTCATCGGCCACCTCCAGACCAACAAAGCCAAAAAGGCGGTCGAAGTCTTCGATATGATCGAGACCGTCGATTCGCTCGACCTGGCCCGGGAGCTCGACAAGCGCTGTGCGGCCGCGGGCAAGACGCTTCCGATCCTGCTCGAGATCAACAGCGGCGAGGAAGGGCAGAAGGCCGGCGTCAGGCCGGCCGAGGCCGAGGCCCTGCTCCGGACCGTCGCCCCGCTTCCCCGCCTGCAAGTCCAGGGCCTCATGACCATGGGACCCTTCGAGGGCGATCCGGAGGATTCCCGGCCTTTCTTCCGAACAACCCGTACTCTCTTCGAGCAGTTTCGCATCCTGGGTTTGCCGGGGATCGAGATGAGGGTTTTGTCGATGGGCATGAGCCATTCCTACCGCGTCGCCTTGCAGGAAGGGGCGACCCGGGTCCGCATCGGCACCGCCATTTTCGGCCCGCGGATCTGACTCGGCACTGGGTGTGGCGGTTGGGCTCACCCCCCGCACTTCTAAAAACCGGTGGAGGTCAGGAAGGTCTCGAGATAAAGCCTCTCTACCTTCGCCCTCGCCCAGGGCGTCTTACGGAGAAACTTCAAGCTCGAAGTCAGGCTGGGATTGTCGGTGAAACACCTGATGGCAATCCTGCGCCCCATCTCTTCCCAACCATATCGGTCAACCAGCTGGCGCAGGATCATCTCCAGCGTTTTCCCATGCCAAGGATTATTGGGCTGGTCCGACGTCATGGCCGTAATTATTTCAATCCCCGGGCTCGTTCAAGCCGGCGGCTTGTTGTATCCCTTATCGCCGTAGGGGCGCAGCTTTTCCAGCCAGCATTTTTCCATCTCCGCCAAAGCCCCGCGGACGACGACTAAAGAGGCCGCGGGGTCCTGGGGCTTCAGGTATTCCAAAACCTCAAAGGCGAAATCTTCCGGCTGTTGGGCCGCAAAATCCCTCTGCAAATCCTTGTTGACGTGCCCCCCGGCCTGCAGCATGAAGCGCTGGCTGTTCAGCTTGCCGTCGACACTGGGCGCGCTGGAAACATAGATCTTTCCACTGACCCGATTGCGGATCTGGAAAACGCCCGCCGGCGGCGGGTTGTCCTTGTACTGGCGGATCAGCTCTTTGCGGCGGTCCATCATCGTTATTCTCCGGGCCTCGGCCGGCGCCGATCGGCCCTCAATCCTTGGCTTCGTCCTCAGGCTCTATAGAGCCGGCCACGGCCTTGGCCTCGATGACCGGCACCTCCGCCAGCAAGCCCTTCTCCTCCCGCAGCTCCTTGATCTTCTCCATGGAGCGGTCGAGCTTGTTGCGGCGGGTCCCCTCGAGTTTCTTGAATTCGGACTGAGCGTCCTCGATCTTCTTGCCCATCTTGTCGAACGAGTCGACGAAGGCGGCGAACTGTTTCTCGAACCCGTCGACCAGCCCCAGGAGCGTGCTGGCCGTCCGCTCCATGTTGAAGTTGGCCATGCCTTGGCGGATGACGGCCAGGACGGCGTAGAGCGTGATCGGGGAGCACAGGATGACCTTGCTCCGCAGCGCGGCATCCAGGATCTCGCGATCGTTCTCGTGGATGAAAGCGTAGACCTGCTCGTTGGGGATGAAAACCAGGACGTAGTCGAGGGTGTTGGCCTCGGGATTGATGTAGTCGCGGGTCGTCACTTCCTTGACCCGGGTCCGGACGTCGCTTAAGAACTGTTTGCGGTGCTTCTCCCGCTCGACGTCGCTTCCCGCCTCCAGGTAGCGGAGGTAGTTGTCCAGGGGAAACTTGACGTCCATGTTGAGCCGGCGCTCCTGGGGCAGGAGGAAGGTGAAGTCGGGCCGGCTCCCGGCCGCGTCCATAGCCTTCTGCTTGAGGTAGTTGAAGCCTTCCTTGAATCCGGCCAGGGTCAGGACGTCCTCGGCCATACGCTCGCCCCACTGGCCGCGGGACTTGGTCGAGCCCAAGGCTTGGCGAAGGTGCTCCGTCGTGTCCTGAAGCTTGCCGGTCTGCTTGGCCGCGGCTTCGAGCTGGGCCGTGAGCTCGCCGAACTTCTGCTGACGGTCCCGCTCCAGCTGGGCCACCAGCTCCTGCATTCGCTTCACGTCGCCGCGCATGGTTTCGACGTTCTGGTCGATGAGGCTCTTCTTTTTGTCGAGCTCCTGCTCGCCCTGGGCCGCCCGGCTGCCCAGCTTTTCGTCGGCCAGGCGGACGAGCGTCTCGCTGCTCTTGCCCAGGACGTCAAGGGAGAGGGATTGGAACGATTCCTTGACCTGGCCGAGCAGCTTGTCCAGATCCTGGATCTTCCGGCTCTCGGCCTGGCGGACCAGCTCCTGGGCCAGCTTCTCGGAATCCTGCTTCCGGCTAAGGAAGACCACGACGGTGATGAGGGCGCCGAGGACGACACCCCCGGCAAAGGCGACGACGGCGTTCATGGCGGGTTGGCCTCTCTTCCGGCCTTATCTTATCAGGATCGGGCGAATTTCGAAATCGCCCGCGCCGGCCGCGCGCTCAATCCAGCGCTTCCAGCTTGGCGGCGAGCAGACCCATGATCAGACGGGCTCCCTGGTCGAACTGGATGACGGCCCGGCCGGCCGTGCCGCCCGGGACGAAGCTCTCGATGCGGCCCGTGCCGAGCGCCGGATGGCGGACCCGTTGGCCGACCCGGAAGCCGGCCATCTCCTCGGCCGGGACGGCCGGAGTTACCGCGGCGGTCTTGGCCCAGTCCGGGACGAAGCCCGAAGGGGACGACGGGGCGCGGTCCGCCCTCTCGGACGGGCCGAAGGGATACGAGGCCGCCACGACCTCAAGCCCCCGCAAGTTACGGACGAAGGAGGACAGGACGGCCGGCTTGGGACCGCCGTACACGGCCCTGGACATGGCGTGGCTCAAAGCCAGGAAGCGCTCGGCCCGGGTGATGCCGACGAACAGAAGCCGCCTTTCCTCCTCCGTGTCGCGGCCGTCCTCCGAGCTGCGGACATGCGGGATGATCCCCTCTTCGACCCCCACGATCATCACCGCGTCGAACTCCAGGCCCTTGGCGCTGTGGAGCGTCATCAGGGACACCGCCCCCGCCCCCTCGTCGTAGGAGTCGATGTCGCTGATGAGCGCGGTCTGCTGGAGATAGCCGGCCAAGCCGCCCGCCAGGCGCGTCTCGGATTCGTCGGCATCGAACTGGGCGGCGGATCGGATGAGCTCCTCAACGTTCTCGGCCGCGTCCCGATCCTTTTCCGCGACGAAGGCGTCCTTGAGCCCGCTCCGGATATAGACCTCGCGGGCGATCTCGGCCACCGGTCGGTCGAGCCGGGAGCCCAAATCCCCGATGAGGGCCGCAAACTTCCCGATCCGGACCGCCGCCGCGGGGAGGAGGCCGGGGACACCGGCCGGGTCTCGCAGGATGTCCCACAGCCCCTTGCCCCTCTCCTTGGCCCGCGCCGCCAGCCGCCCGACGGTCGTGTCGCCGATGCCCCGGGCCGGGCGGTTGACGACTCGCAGCAGCGAGACCTCGTCGGCCGGGTTGAGGAGGAGCCGCAGATAGGCCAGCATGTCCTTGACCTCGCGGCGGTGGAAGAACTCCACCCCTTTGACGATCTGGTAGGGAACGGCGGCCTGGATCAGGGCCTCTTCGATGACCCGGCTCATGCTGTTGGTCCGATAAAAGACCGCGATGCGCCGATAGTCCACGCCCTGCCCTTCGTGCAGACCGCGGATCCAGGTTGCCGTTCCCCGGGCTTCGTCCCGCTCGTCCAGAAAGCGATAGAGCCGCGGCGGGTTTCCGCCGGGCTTGCGGGCGATGAGCGTCTTCTCCTTCCTCCGGGCGTTGGCCTTGATCAGCTCGTCGGCCACAAGGAGGACCTGCGGCGAGGAGCGGAAGTTCTCCTCCAGCCGAACCACCGGAGCGGCCGGAAAATCGCGCTCGAAGGCCAGGATGTTCTCGATATCGGCGCCGCGCCAGCCATAGATGGACTGGTCGGGGTCGCCGGTCACGAAAAGGTTGTCGTGGCCGGAAGCCAGGGCCCTGGCGATCCGGTACTGGCAGGTGTTGGTGTCCTGATATTCGTCGACCAGCAGATACCGATAACGCCGCGTCAGCCGCTCCCGGAGCTCGACGTCCGCCTCCAGCAGGCGGGACGCCCGGGCCAGGAGGTCGTCGAAGTCCAGCGCGCCCGCCGCCTCGAGCTT belongs to Candidatus Aminicenantes bacterium and includes:
- the rmuC gene encoding DNA recombination protein RmuC, with product MNAVVAFAGGVVLGALITVVVFLSRKQDSEKLAQELVRQAESRKIQDLDKLLGQVKESFQSLSLDVLGKSSETLVRLADEKLGSRAAQGEQELDKKKSLIDQNVETMRGDVKRMQELVAQLERDRQQKFGELTAQLEAAAKQTGKLQDTTEHLRQALGSTKSRGQWGERMAEDVLTLAGFKEGFNYLKQKAMDAAGSRPDFTFLLPQERRLNMDVKFPLDNYLRYLEAGSDVEREKHRKQFLSDVRTRVKEVTTRDYINPEANTLDYVLVFIPNEQVYAFIHENDREILDAALRSKVILCSPITLYAVLAVIRQGMANFNMERTASTLLGLVDGFEKQFAAFVDSFDKMGKKIEDAQSEFKKLEGTRRNKLDRSMEKIKELREEKGLLAEVPVIEAKAVAGSIEPEDEAKD
- a CDS encoding YggS family pyridoxal phosphate-dependent enzyme codes for the protein MSSIRDNVRRILAELPPGVELAAAAKTRPAEEILEAIEAGVAIIGENYVQEGQTARAAVGSRCAWSLIGHLQTNKAKKAVEVFDMIETVDSLDLARELDKRCAAAGKTLPILLEINSGEEGQKAGVRPAEAEALLRTVAPLPRLQVQGLMTMGPFEGDPEDSRPFFRTTRTLFEQFRILGLPGIEMRVLSMGMSHSYRVALQEGATRVRIGTAIFGPRI
- a CDS encoding VF530 family protein — encoded protein: MTSDQPNNPWHGKTLEMILRQLVDRYGWEEMGRRIAIRCFTDNPSLTSSLKFLRKTPWARAKVERLYLETFLTSTGF
- a CDS encoding GIY-YIG nuclease family protein translates to MMDRRKELIRQYKDNPPPAGVFQIRNRVSGKIYVSSAPSVDGKLNSQRFMLQAGGHVNKDLQRDFAAQQPEDFAFEVLEYLKPQDPAASLVVVRGALAEMEKCWLEKLRPYGDKGYNKPPA
- a CDS encoding UvrD-helicase domain-containing protein codes for the protein MHTAGSDVDILAGLTSSQRTAVVHGDGPMLVLAGPGSGKTRVITHRIAHLIKGGVRPDRILALTFTNKAAEEMRGRLRTMDVPPGATLCTFHSLCVRVLREFAGRAALPPGFSIYDQADQKAVLADVLKDEKLDPKDFPPGRVLRQISVLKNHLITPDQAAVRGLTDLPAALLGSISAAYQKKLEAAGALDFDDLLARASRLLEADVELRERLTRRYRYLLVDEYQDTNTCQYRIARALASGHDNLFVTGDPDQSIYGWRGADIENILAFERDFPAAPVVRLEENFRSSPQVLLVADELIKANARRKEKTLIARKPGGNPPRLYRFLDERDEARGTATWIRGLHEGQGVDYRRIAVFYRTNSMSRVIEEALIQAAVPYQIVKGVEFFHRREVKDMLAYLRLLLNPADEVSLLRVVNRPARGIGDTTVGRLAARAKERGKGLWDILRDPAGVPGLLPAAAVRIGKFAALIGDLGSRLDRPVAEIAREVYIRSGLKDAFVAEKDRDAAENVEELIRSAAQFDADESETRLAGGLAGYLQQTALISDIDSYDEGAGAVSLMTLHSAKGLEFDAVMIVGVEEGIIPHVRSSEDGRDTEEERRLLFVGITRAERFLALSHAMSRAVYGGPKPAVLSSFVRNLRGLEVVAASYPFGPSERADRAPSSPSGFVPDWAKTAAVTPAVPAEEMAGFRVGQRVRHPALGTGRIESFVPGGTAGRAVIQFDQGARLIMGLLAAKLEALD